The DNA segment CTTCCGGACAGGCATGATGCCCGATTTCAGTTGAAATCCTGCTGGGATTGTTGTATGATGATAGCCAGTAAACAGGAAGGGAGCGTGAGGACGTGACATGTACGGAAGCGGAAAAAATGGTTGTTCCCTATATCGAAGATAAGCTGTCCCTTTCCGAGCTTGAGGAGTTCATGGAGCACATCGAAACATGCGAAAACTGCCGGGAGGAGCTGGAAATCTACTATATGGTAGACGTGGGTTTAAAAAATCTGGACGAAGACAACGGAACCTACGACATCGCCGGCGATTTAAAGCGGAAGCTTACGGAATCCAGACGCGTTTTAAAGAGCCTTCTCATGTTCCGGATCACGCGTTATGCCGTGCGGACCCTGATGGCCATGAGCCTCATCGTCACGGTGCTCTTGCAGCTTCGGATCTGGCATCAGGCCGGCTTCCTCTTTTTCTAAAACATCACAGGAGAGCGACATGGAAAAACTTGTTCTGATCGACGGGCACAGCATCTTAAACCGTGCCTTTTACGGCGTCCCGGAGCTTACGAATTCCGAGGGCCTTCATACGAATGCAGTCTATGGATTTTTAAATATCCTGTTTAAAATACTGGAAGAGGAAAAGGCGGATCATCTGGCCGTGGCCTTCGATTTGAAGGCGCCCACCTTCCGCCACGAAATGTACGGAGATTACAAAGGGACGAGAAAGCCCATGCCCGAGGAGCTTCACGAGCAGGTGCCTGTGATGAAGGAAGTCCTTGCTGCCATGGAAATCCCGATTTTAACGAGAGAGGGCTATGAGGCTGACGACATCCTCGGCACGGCGGCGAAAAAAGCGCAGGCCATGGGAATCGAGGTCTCCATCGTCTCCGGCGACCGCGACCTGCTCCAGCTTGCGGATACCCACATCAAAATCCGCATCCCCAAAACGAGCCGCGGAACCACGGAAATCCACGACTATTACCCGGAGGACGTAAAGCGGGAATACCAGGTGACGCCGGCGGAATTCATCGACGTGAAAGCCCTCATGGGCGACGCCTCCGACAACATCCCCGGCGTTCCCTCCATCGGTGAAAAGACGGCCACAAACCTGATCGTCCAGTACCACAGCCTGGAAAATATCTACGCCCATTTGGACGAAGTAAAGCCGCCGAGGGCGAAAAAGGCCCTGGAAGAGCATAAAGACATGGCAGAGCTTTCCAGGACCCTTGCGAAAATCTGCATCGACGCCCCCATCGACTTTTCCTTAGACGACGCCAAAATCGGGAAGCTTTATACCCAGGCCGCCTATGACCTGATGGCGCGCCTTGGTTTTAAATCCCTGCTCCAGCGGTTCGGCGCCGAATGCGTGTCGGAAAACAGCGTAGAAGAGACCTTCGCCGTGATCCGCGATTTTTCCGAGGCGGAAAACTTCCTCAAAAAAGCGCAGACGGCAGAAAAAGCCGGCGCACAGCTTTTCACCGACAAAGACGAAATTTTCGGCCTTTCCGTCTGCCTGGACGGAAAAGAGAGCGCGTTTCTTCCGGCCGAGGGCTTTTTGACAGGCAGCTATCTGGCGGATGCATTAACCTCCCTCTGCAAAGCGCGGGAGGTCTGGGTTCTCGATTTAAAGAGCCAGCTTCCGTTTTTAAACTTAAATTACGGCGACGTTGTCTGCGACGCCGGCGTTGCGGCCTACCTCTTAAATCCGCTGACGGATACCTACGAATACGACGATCTGGCGAGAGATTACCTCGGCCTTACGGTTCCGTCAAAGGCAGACCTTTTCGGAAAGAAGGGCTGGAAGGCCGTCTGGGAAGAGGATGAAGACACAGTGAAGCGCTGCGCCTGCTATACGGCGTACACGGCCTGCATGGCGGCAGAGCCGTTAAAGAAAGCCCTCCATGAAACCGGCATGGAAGCCCTCTACCATGACATCGAGCTTCCCCTCATCTACGCCCTCTACCATATGGAAGAAGAGGGCATCGAAGTCCGCCGGGAAGAGCTTCGTGCCTACGGAGAGAAATTAAAGGGAAAAATTGAAATCCTCGAAAAGGAAATCTGGCAGGAAACCGGCTGCGAGTTCAACATCAACTCGCCCAAGCAGCTTGGCGAAGTCCTGTTTGAAACCATGCAGATCAAAGGCGGGAAGAAGACGAAGACAGGCTACTCCACGGCGGCTGACGTGCTGGAAAAGCTGGCGCCCGACTACCCGGTCGTGAAAAAAATCCTCGACTACCGCCAGTACACGAAATTAAAGTCCACCTATGCCGACGGTCTCGACGCCTTCATCGGAAGCGACAACAGGATCCACAGCCGCTTCAACCAGACCATCACGGCCACCGGCCGCATCAGCAGCACCGAGCCGAACCTTCAGAACATCCCGATCCGCATGGAGCTGGGCCGGGAAATCCGCAAGGTCTTCGTGCCGCGGGACGGCTTTGTGTTCCTGGACGCCGACTATTCCCAGATCGAGCTTCGCGTCCTGGCCCATTTATCCGGCGATGAGCGCCTGATTGAGGCCTACCGGAGCGCCCAGGACATCCACGCTATCACGGCGTCCCAGGTGTTCCACATCCCCCTTTCCGAGGTGACGCCGCTCCAGAGGCGGAACGCCAAGGCCGTAAACTTCGGTATTGTCTACGGGATCAGCGCCTTCGGCTTAAGCGAGGACCTCAGCATCACGAGAAAAGAGGCCCTGGAATACATCAACCAGTATTTTAAGACGTATCCCCAGGTCAAGGAGTTTTTAGACGGTCTCGTGGAGACGGCAAAGGCGGAAGGCTATGTGACGACCATGTTTGGCAGACGCCGCCCGGTGCCGGAATTAAAGTCGTCGAATTTCATGCAGCGTTCCTTCGGTGAGCGCGTCGCCATGAATTCGCCGATTCAGGGCACGGCGGCCGACATCATAAAAATTGCCATGATCCGCGTGGACAGGCGCCTCCGCGACGAGGGGTTAAAATCCAGGCTGATTTTGCAGGTACACGACGAACTTTTAATTGAGACCAGCATGGATGAGGAAGAACAGGTGAAAACCATCCTCTCCGAGGAGATGAAGCATGCGGCCGCCTTAAAGGTGGAGCTGGAAATCGACATGCACGACGGGAAAAACTGGTTTGAGGCCAAGTAGGAGATGGAAGAAGTGAAGAAAAAACGGATTCTAGGGATCACAGGCGGCGTCGGGGCCGGAAAAAGCAGCGTTTTACAGGTGCTTTCCGAGTCCTTCGGTGCGAAAATCATCCTGGCCGATTTGGTGGCCCATGATCTGATGGAGCCGGGGAGCGAAGGGCTCTCGCGCGTGACGGCCGCCCTTGGAACCGGTTTTATAAAGGAAGACGGCTCCGTGGACAAAGAAAAGCTTTCGTCGCTGATTTTCCATGACGAAGCGGCCAGGAAAACCATGAATGCCATCATCCATCCTCTTGTGTGGGAGACCATAAAAAAAGAGGCGGACGAGGCCAAAGAGCCGATTGTGGTGGTGGAGGCGGCGATTTTTGACACAGCGCCGGAAGGCTTTTTCGACGCGGTCGGCTACGTCTATACCACAAAGGAAAACCGGATTCTCCGCCTCATGAAAGACCGGGGCTATACGAGAGAAAAATGCGAGTCCATCATGAAACGCCAGGACTCCGAGGAAGAATACAGAAAACGCTGCACCTTTGTCATCGACAACAACGGCGATAAGGAGACAGTAAAAGAGCAGCTGAAGGGAATTTTAGAACATGAGATTTGTTAGCATTGCCAGTGGGAGCAGCGGGAACTGCATCTATGCGGGGACGGAAACCACTCACGTCCTCATCGACGCCGGGATCAGCACGAAGCGGATTGAAAAGGGGCTTTGTGACGTGGGCGTAAAGCCGTCGGAGCTTTCGGCCATCTGCATCACCCACGAGCACTCCGACCATGTGCGGGGGCTCGGCGTCCTTTCGAGGAAATATGAAATCCCCATCTACGGGACGGAAAAGACCCTGGAGGAGATCCGGAAAATGAAGTATCTCGGGGAATACCCGAGAGAGCTTTTCCGCCCGATCCGCCCGGATGTGGATTTCGCTGTGGGCGACATGACCGTAAAGCCGTTCCACATCGACCACGATGCTGCCGACCCGGTGGCCTACCGGATCCAGCAGGGCGGGAAGTCCATTGCGGTGGCGACCGACCTGGGCCATTACGACCAGTACACCATCGATCACCTTCTGGATCTGGACGCTGTCCTTTTGGAGTCCAACCACGACCTTCACATGCTGGAGACCGGCCCCTACCCCTACTACTTAAAGCGCCGGATCATGGGCGATTACGGCCACCTCTCCAATGAGAATGCCGGACGGCTTTTAAACTGCATCTTAAACGATAAGCTAAAACATATCCTTCTGGGGCATCTGAGCAAGGAAAACAATCTCCCCGAGCTGGCCTACGAGACCGTAAAGGTGGAAGTCGACATGGGAGAGTGCCCATACCGGGCCTCCGATTTCCACATTGCCGTGGCAAAGCGGGATGAGATGTCCGAGATCCTTACGGTTTAGAGGAGACGAAGCCATGAAATTTTATCTGATCCGCCACGGAAGGCAGATGAGCCCGCTCTGCAACGTGGACGTGCCGCTGGCGCCGGAGGGACGCCGCCAGGCAGAGCTTCTCGGCAAACGTCTTGAGGCAGAGCGCCCGGATGCCGTCTGGTCGAGCGGGCTTCTCCGTGCCGTGGAGACGGCGGAAATCGCAAATACAATCTGGAACCTTCCCCATGTGATCCGGCCGGATCTCAGAGAGATTTCCTTCGGAGACATGGAGGGCATGAGCGACGCGGAAATTGTGAAAACCTTCGGGGAATTTCTGGCGGAAAAAGCGAAGATGAAACGGGATCTTCCCTATCCCGGCGGGGAATGCTGCGCCGATGTGGCAAAGCGCGTGCTGCCGGTTTTCGAGGAGATGGAAGAGAGCGGGATGGAGCGCATTGCCGTCATCACCCACGGCGGCGTGATCCGGAGCCTGCTCTGTTATTTCCTCGGCCTGGACTTTGCGAAAAACCGGCTGTTCGCCTCCCACCTGGAAAATTGCAGCATCACGGAGATCGAAAAGAAAGAGGATGGCCGGTACTATGTGAACCGGATCAACGACTACGGGCATCTGGAGCCG comes from the Eubacteriaceae bacterium Marseille-Q4139 genome and includes:
- the polA gene encoding DNA polymerase I — protein: MEKLVLIDGHSILNRAFYGVPELTNSEGLHTNAVYGFLNILFKILEEEKADHLAVAFDLKAPTFRHEMYGDYKGTRKPMPEELHEQVPVMKEVLAAMEIPILTREGYEADDILGTAAKKAQAMGIEVSIVSGDRDLLQLADTHIKIRIPKTSRGTTEIHDYYPEDVKREYQVTPAEFIDVKALMGDASDNIPGVPSIGEKTATNLIVQYHSLENIYAHLDEVKPPRAKKALEEHKDMAELSRTLAKICIDAPIDFSLDDAKIGKLYTQAAYDLMARLGFKSLLQRFGAECVSENSVEETFAVIRDFSEAENFLKKAQTAEKAGAQLFTDKDEIFGLSVCLDGKESAFLPAEGFLTGSYLADALTSLCKAREVWVLDLKSQLPFLNLNYGDVVCDAGVAAYLLNPLTDTYEYDDLARDYLGLTVPSKADLFGKKGWKAVWEEDEDTVKRCACYTAYTACMAAEPLKKALHETGMEALYHDIELPLIYALYHMEEEGIEVRREELRAYGEKLKGKIEILEKEIWQETGCEFNINSPKQLGEVLFETMQIKGGKKTKTGYSTAADVLEKLAPDYPVVKKILDYRQYTKLKSTYADGLDAFIGSDNRIHSRFNQTITATGRISSTEPNLQNIPIRMELGREIRKVFVPRDGFVFLDADYSQIELRVLAHLSGDERLIEAYRSAQDIHAITASQVFHIPLSEVTPLQRRNAKAVNFGIVYGISAFGLSEDLSITRKEALEYINQYFKTYPQVKEFLDGLVETAKAEGYVTTMFGRRRPVPELKSSNFMQRSFGERVAMNSPIQGTAADIIKIAMIRVDRRLRDEGLKSRLILQVHDELLIETSMDEEEQVKTILSEEMKHAAALKVELEIDMHDGKNWFEAK
- a CDS encoding MBL fold metallo-hydrolase, with the translated sequence MRFVSIASGSSGNCIYAGTETTHVLIDAGISTKRIEKGLCDVGVKPSELSAICITHEHSDHVRGLGVLSRKYEIPIYGTEKTLEEIRKMKYLGEYPRELFRPIRPDVDFAVGDMTVKPFHIDHDAADPVAYRIQQGGKSIAVATDLGHYDQYTIDHLLDLDAVLLESNHDLHMLETGPYPYYLKRRIMGDYGHLSNENAGRLLNCILNDKLKHILLGHLSKENNLPELAYETVKVEVDMGECPYRASDFHIAVAKRDEMSEILTV
- the coaE gene encoding dephospho-CoA kinase (Dephospho-CoA kinase (CoaE) performs the final step in coenzyme A biosynthesis.), with translation MEEVKKKRILGITGGVGAGKSSVLQVLSESFGAKIILADLVAHDLMEPGSEGLSRVTAALGTGFIKEDGSVDKEKLSSLIFHDEAARKTMNAIIHPLVWETIKKEADEAKEPIVVVEAAIFDTAPEGFFDAVGYVYTTKENRILRLMKDRGYTREKCESIMKRQDSEEEYRKRCTFVIDNNGDKETVKEQLKGILEHEIC
- a CDS encoding zf-HC2 domain-containing protein; protein product: MTCTEAEKMVVPYIEDKLSLSELEEFMEHIETCENCREELEIYYMVDVGLKNLDEDNGTYDIAGDLKRKLTESRRVLKSLLMFRITRYAVRTLMAMSLIVTVLLQLRIWHQAGFLFF
- a CDS encoding histidine phosphatase family protein encodes the protein MKFYLIRHGRQMSPLCNVDVPLAPEGRRQAELLGKRLEAERPDAVWSSGLLRAVETAEIANTIWNLPHVIRPDLREISFGDMEGMSDAEIVKTFGEFLAEKAKMKRDLPYPGGECCADVAKRVLPVFEEMEESGMERIAVITHGGVIRSLLCYFLGLDFAKNRLFASHLENCSITEIEKKEDGRYYVNRINDYGHLEPWPELLRSGWSGKNDGK